In the Antricoccus suffuscus genome, CGGGACTGGGCGTCACCGACCCGATAACCTCACCGACGTTTGTGATTGCGCGCGTACACCGCGATGGCCGAGTGCCGCTCTTGCACGCCGATGCCTACCGCCTTGGCGGGATCGAGGAACTCGATGATCTCGACCTCGACATGGATCTCGAAGATGCGGTGACCGTCGTCGAATGGGGCGAGGGGATCGCCGAACATCTCGCCGAGGCGTATTTGCTGGTGGACCTCGATCGCGAGAGCCTCGATGCCGGTGATGGTCGGATGATCTCGCTCCATCCCCATGGCGGGACCTGGGATGAACGGCTCGCCGGCTTCGGGTGGAGTGCATGATGAAAGTTCTCGCGATCGACACCTCGACCAGCCAGATCGTGACCGGCGTACTCGACTATGTCGATGGCGAGATCGACGTTATAGCTGAGAAGTCAGTGCTCGGTCAGACGGCCCACGGTGAGCTTCTGGCGCCCAGCATCCAGCAGGTCCTCTCGGATGCGACCCTGACCCCGTCGGAGCTGGATGCGGTCGTGATCGGGCTCGGTCCCGGACCGTTCACCGGCTTGCGGGTCGGTATCGTGACCGGTTCGGCGATG is a window encoding:
- the tsaE gene encoding tRNA (adenosine(37)-N6)-threonylcarbamoyltransferase complex ATPase subunit type 1 TsaE — translated: MSPVPHRGPGKPVQPGPHIELSSSPSATYLPDRAATLKYGSALAQILGRGDLLILRGLLGAGKTTLVQGIGSGLGVTDPITSPTFVIARVHRDGRVPLLHADAYRLGGIEELDDLDLDMDLEDAVTVVEWGEGIAEHLAEAYLLVDLDRESLDAGDGRMISLHPHGGTWDERLAGFGWSA